The Corythoichthys intestinalis isolate RoL2023-P3 chromosome 2, ASM3026506v1, whole genome shotgun sequence DNA segment GGACAGCTGACAGTCTCTATATGGAAATCCTGCCCTTTGGAGGAGCCAGAATAAAATGCGGGTCACATCTGCGCCACCGTATGCCAAAGACAACCTGGCAAGATCATATATTACAGCAAAAATTattgatttcaaaataaaacgacAACATATTgatagaaacaaaaaatatgttgTCCCCATCTTATAATTTCTATCCCATGAAAAATTTGAGCAAAATATTGTTAAATTATGAATTACTGGTAGAGACTACACTGGTTTTCACTGCTGGTTGACAGTGGCTATGTTTACATGGACAAAATTTCCTTAATTCGATCAGtttttgaattaaaatcatGATTGGTTACACAGTTTTCTtgcacaataaaaaaattgatCTTGTGTGTTCATGGGTCACACTTCCGACcagaacaaattattttacagctgCTTTGATgtggtgtcataattatggtaaatatggtaagaaacaattttttaaaaatcagatttattgtcaatttgaactttttttttacgcCAGCATAATAACATCGTGTAGATACTGTATAAGACTTAAAACAAGTGTTTGCTAAAGTcttcatttacaaaaaaaaaaaaaaatacattttgatgCATTCCATTTTTGTGGTATTAGATGTATTAATAGGTCCAAGACAGTTTTGTCCACacaacaaaccaaaatgaagttcatgtctactgtgttttttcgctacaacaacaacaagcacATGATCAGGACTGCAGATGAAAACTAGCCTTTTACTAATTCTGGCATATTTTACTGTGAGTTGCAATGTTTAATATGCACTGtccttgtaaaataaataaataagtaaatgaaacaGGACAAACTCGTAATTACCAACATGGTATGGTAAGGCTGTGGTAAGCTTCATCCTTCCCAGAGCATGTGAAGGCAGCATGACCAAATGTAACGGATATAgtagaagcagcagcagcagcagcactgACTTCCATGTCAATAAAACATCGCTCCGTCCATTTCGAcattaaacattagcattatttcgtgtattttttcctgtttttccaCCATCAAGTCTTTAACAAtttaaaatcaagcaatgtgtttGTCTCAGATATACGTAGACCATCTTGGTCTTGTGCCAGTTGCGCCTACCCAGTCTTCCACTCGCTCTGCTTCTACTAGCTTTCGGAAAACAGAAACGcacatactgtactgtactaacGCCACGGGCATATGGGGTGAAGTTCCTAAATGTTGGAATAACGTGTTTTCATGCGCGCCGATCGAATTATCAATCAACATAAACCACCCCTTTAGTTCGGAATAGAGTTTTGAATTGGCTGGATCATGTTAGAATATTCCAAATAGGGGTGTGCATCAAGCATTTTTATCCCGATCAGGCTTTTAATCCGAATAAAAACGTACATATAAACATAGCCAATGAAATGCATTTGTGCATCCATGACCGCAAGACATAGCGAGAGCAAATTATTACTTCATTCATATTAATGTTTGTGCAATCAAATTTCACGAGTAAATATTCTCTCCAAAAATATCCTGACCTGGAGTTCCGATGGGAAACTCCATCCTCTACACAGCAGAGACTTGTCTTCTGATCTCCCACGTCTACGACGCAAGCGCTGCTCAACCCGCTGCCGAATGTGGCACATACGGACTCCTGGTGCACTATAATTGCTGGACACATAAAGGCCAAAAAAATTAGATGTTTGTTTGCAGAGGCTAAACTGAGAGCATCACAAAAGGAATACCTGAAAAGCCCATATTAATCAGAAGCATCGAGACCAGTTCCTTGGCATGTTGcctgttgtagatatcaggtacCAAGAGGATGCATCTGTAGTACTATCACCAATCACACATTATGTGAAGACAATACATAAACACagcttgtttttttaacaatttgcaaaattttcatGTTTGTCTCTTTCAAAGACATTTGCTAAGAGTGCacacatttcacacaaaaataGTTCTataacatttattcattcactcattcattttccaagccacTTATCCCAGTGTTGTTACGGATTGCTTAATAAAGTAATTTaactactgattactgattacatctCAAAAaactaatctagttactttactggttactttattatcaaagtaagttactttaaaagtaacgtatcagttactttttaccaatttttctccttttgccgcctcaaaataaaaatgacaacagaaaaatgtcatcgcatgtaattgaaattttcacataaggcttaatctttaagttagggggggtttaattagttgatggagttgatttcaaacaccattgactcgcgctagcttagccactccagagccctgaaactaacaaacaactgacaaactgcacagaatttgttcaaatcaactccaacgactaattaaactcccACTAACTCCAattcaaaaattttgaacttccactttaaaataaatacctagccattaaaatgctgtctataaaagttgtaaagtaatAAAAACGGACAacgaaaattaatgaaatgaacaagaatcctacaacatatttcataatgggtcaaaatcatttttcgaacagatcatgtgactagcaccttagaggacAGTAGTGgtggacagtacttatatagcgattacatggttaccatgccaaaAACGCTTTAcactagcacacatttaccctttcacgttcacattcacacaccaatggtcaTCTTAGAGAGTATCCtttcctttgcttagccaaaactacacctgaggaggcaagatggatatttagaatgtctttaaacctaagctttcaaatgctaccaacaacaactgagcttgaacagttgattgaacatgaaaagctgtcaaacgattaaaatttttaatcgagttaattacagcttaaaaattaattaatcgtaattaatcgcaattaatcgcaattcaaaccatctataaaatataccatatttttctgtaaattatatatatattctgtaaaataaattgttggaatggaaggataagacacaagatggatatatacattcaacatacggtacataaggactgtagtgggcatttcactctactgtcatttaaatctgtctatgctgtcctcactccgaagtgtctactttttccaaagttagacagctagtgaacgacgccttaacaatcagacttcttcctttttcatctgatttattaataaaatggcctcaaaccattgtcctctttagaccgtcgtaaaactacaaaaaaaaaaagtacacaagcattgcattagcaacaacgttagcttaaacaaaaaacgtctcatacaaaaaatataacatttcgcttactaacataatatgtacattctttacaacaaccatacttacggacaaatcttgtccaaggatcatattagCACGACATTACAACATaggcatcagcccgagacgtcgtgcagccatattgaactggcaagaaaacaataaccatgtcgcaaagcgaccacaagagttcgctgtttgacagcacaaaaagccttgctgtaaaacttaccaaaaggcagaatactgtctgagcgggacatgtgcgttaattgcgtcaaatattttaaagtgattaatttaaaaaattaattaccgcccgttaacgcgataattttgacagccctaatacatatatatatatatatatatatatatatatatatatatatatatatttatacagtggggagaacaagtatttgatacactgccaattggaaaacccattgactagaggtgtgcaaaatttccgattcttagattattcgcaattcggccgtggaagattcgagaacgattcacaaacatccaaattccgattattgaaatatgccaagtaaagcggacgtacaacacactcagcgcgccacgCGTTCTTCGGGGCGCAATGAGGAAGAACGCAGCGAgaatagctaaacatcatgcttctcattacccggcccctcgggtaatgccaatgctcaactcacggctctagctcaactcatgccacgagataaaaaaaacaacaacaacatacctgactgctgccgaaaagctgctacaaagtacgtcatccacataatgttacggtagatatcatttatatagaactagatgcattagagattcggtagcgttggcagcacatctacaaaaagctagatgcgggcgttagtaaacggccgccatcttaaagcagtacacttccctgcaaggctgttgtcgcgaaccttccaagcaaacctaattaactttttatctaaaatactcctaaatcggtaaaatattgacttgaatctatctttaaaatagttttaaaactttcacatgtcgaaagtagacaaaagggaaattatggaataacgggagcaattttaacaactttaacggttgattcacaacattaaattaattgaatgtagtttaaagctgctgttacagaatggagactggagttttttatttactgttatttttgtatatttgtttactgctatattatGTTAACTtgctactgaaatagtagtttggtttagcctgagagtatttttgaacaattttggaactaatgtacaaaacatttaatttaaaaaaaaaataaaaaaaataaaaaaaggagggtgggggtgcatcaataatcgttttataatcgaatcggagcctctgaatcgtaatcgaatcgttaggtgcccaaagattcccagctctaccattgacagtgtatcaaatccttgttctccccactgtatatacagtatatgtacagtattggcCATAAGTTTGGAgatacctcaaaggtggatactttgacgaataaaatataaaaccggttttcagttatttcactttttttgccattcaacatgttttttcatagtttttatGTCTTCAGTGAAAATTTACAAtagtattgaaaatatataaaaaacaaaaatgatgaggtgtgtccaaacttttgacttttgtttcagagtcatcaacatgttttgcccccagtcccacaaaagtaaaactccgcctatggttacaaactctAACTACTGTATAAAGtacataaaggctggttacaaactgcagaagtgctggctgtcttgtaACATGTAGACTTTGTTTCGAGTTTCTTCgcattgtgctgtaattccaagtgcttccttgttgaattggatgtagagtttttagcggtcgacagtctttttgagccagcgcaaagtttgcaaagcacggagatattttttgccatctttactggacagaaatgtgaagtaatggctgtatttccagtgagcaaatgcagccgtttgtgctATATCTCCTGCTTTTCACTATTAAGATTCTGACGAGGCAGCAAAGCTATGTTGTTGAGCGGTGTGGCAGACGGCGCTCaaacagcatggtaatacacgtgacccgttttttttttcccgatgagaaaacgtgagctgtgatgtcactcccaaactcaagagcaatattttctattcaaatgctcttcgtacatgactacagtattcttcattctacattcaTTATGTGGCAAcaacaacatagtaacgcagacacaaaggaaactaactttaatcagactaccggcttggaaaaatgaatgcgttagattgctcgttactgagagAAAGTAATCAAAAGAACACCGTCTTATCCTCAAGAGAGTCACAGGGGTGCTGaacccaatcccagctaactgtgggcagtaggcggggtacaccctgaattggttgccagccaatcgcagggcacaaggagacgaacaaccattcgcgCACATGCTCATACCTCGGGACAATTAGAGTGCAGTTCCAAtgtccaaaatgtttttctgtTCCATTGTCCAAATTGGGGATACCCCAATATAGGCTTCATTTATCATCCAAGAGGAGCGTTGCAAAACATTTGCTTACATAGTGACTAGCAAAAAAGGAAGAATTCTAATATATCCTCTACCTTTAGGTCTTTGAGGGGGATCTCCAAGTTCTTCTGTATAACATGACTCCAAATGGTCTCGAGGTCAGCCAGTACAGCAGTCATCGAGCCTCCTGGACCAGAGTGCACGTTGAGTTGACCTCGTACTATAGGCCAGTGGATGTTGTAACTGTCTGTTGGTTTCACATACAGGGCCTGTATTGTGGTGACAGCAATAGGCAGGAACAGTGAGACGATGCTCCTTTAGTGTCATGCAGACCTATGCACTTACCTCCTCTCCTATCAAATGTGGGGGATGGTGAGCTGTGTTGGTCCATTTGACTCTTGAGCTGCTGTCTAGCACAGCTGGACGGATCTTACAGTTGTACGCTCTCGCCTAAACACAGTTGGAAGACGAATTCAATACTAAGAGAGGGAACCTCTTGTAACCTCACAAGACAATACGATTTCCGATACAAAGCTtacgataacgatctgacgatatggcgatacaacggttATTGATACattagtcaggaaatcattctaggatattctacaaacaactaataaacagaaaaacaagcttctgctgtgaattggaatgagtttatcaccagtagatgtacaatccatttgaactgggagggtggcagcgaatgaacattcgttatttgctgccatccttcccacttcaaatggattgaacgtctatggccgtcagtggcagccaatgacaggtaatgaggtaattttgggccatataAGGtcaattacctgttgattttcagttacttcctgttgatttgggggtattttatgggtcacttcctgtttattttgagttacagaacaggaagtgatctgggaatcacccaaatgaataggcagtgtctcaaactcaacaggaaatgacttgtaatacacagcaagtgacctgtaaatgccccgaaaatcagacagaatgactgcgaatgctctggtttcgaatgaacgaatgttcccagtctaaatggattggacgtcgagcacAGTCAATGTCAGCCTTAGAATTACCTAACCTGAGACACtatcatggtggaagattttggtagcaacttgttggttcctttttatttatttttttaaacattgacaccgttttaaaacaatatctctattcttggcaggagcatatcgataacctttgggatacaaagtatcacgatatatcacctagACCAggccggtaaaccgaaaatttaccgtaacCGAAATTCTTTACGATGACCgacataattttgaccatgtcggtaaatttggtaatttaataaaaaaagaaactatagtcttttcatcccgctttgactctgtgttgttcgtctatgttaatTTCCCTTAAAGAAAGCGGtcggtgtgcttacgtatggagtcacgtggttatcaggaagccaaacaaacaggagcccggtaggctaacactagcagctaacgctacaagcaaatgtgatggagtgtggcttaagggaggttcgccaatctttcacccgacattatgtAGACTCATGGCggaatccagacgggctttcacccgctgtcctccctggttctcatgatttcaggagagggtgctttcagtgctttctactagtagccaggccacaggctaacgctagcgactAACGCTAGAggttaacgctacaaatgaacgtgatggagtcggatagcggctctgacCCTGTCGAAACGACtgcacttaatgagtggattgggcacggactgcatctagcaattagtatgtcgcgctattttgtatctgtctgtgtgtgatttctctaatagcttttgtgatggcaaagaattcagcataaagtacaatccaacagtgaaactTATAATATGACCATTtagtggccacagctatttttctgtatgtgcttaattctgtgtcatcactgccatcataaaatcttaaatgtttcctttccagaagatcaatatagctttaatgtgtgtgtgtctgtgggggttcatgtgtgcatgcatgtattaaaaaatgcactggggaaaaaaaaaaacctgaaaccatgAAGTAAAAacatgtgttgagtaattatatcacagcagccattaacaagaagttgtctttttgaagtgtactgttcaagctgtaagtcatttgtgttacaatgacatgtttgcacaggcatattgattttgacaatgtgcattgttcaagccatataaGCTGTTAAAAATGTTCATGCTTGAATTcttgtttacaataaatttttatatactttatgtttagactgcatgtacaattgttaaatatattaaattgaaagctggtaaataaaccaacgagaaacggttaatctgtGTTTCATGCAttaataacagtccgcttgggcgaatctatcgtcatttatcattatcaaggtaaatctgctcaatttaccgtgatacgtgcttaaggccatatcgcccagccctaatatcaccatttcgatattttgtcacaccccaatTCAATACAGTATTTTCCAATGGACTGGACCACTGGATTTCttagaacacacctgctccgcaGTCACTGGCGTCCTCCTCACTCCATTTGACATCTTCTTGGACCAAATGGCCTGGTCAACCATTTTAAGGCCATTCTGCCTTTGTTCGTTACTCTCGGGTTTCTAATACAGAGCACGAAGACGGGATGGGGTGAGAACATTGAGGACAATTTAAATCTTCACAGGCAACCTAACAAACGTGGCGTACATTTAGACCGTCCCTGAGCAACCAGGCGTCTTCATATCTGGGTTGGCCACTTTGCTTGTGACGGCGCGCTATCACGTGTGGGACCGTGACCGGAATGTTGTCCGTCGCTCGGCCAATGCGGAGCGTCCTTGATCCGGGATGGATAACTATTACAAAGTTGCTCTGTATTTGCTGTAAGAGGAAATGAACATGATTACATTcacacatcacattttgggttgtTTTCAGGTGTCTATAATTAACTTGTATAATTATTGCCAGCTGACCTCCTGGAGAGGCTCCGGGATGATCGGCGGAGCAATGGGTCTTTTCACTCCTCGCTGCTCTCTCTCCTTCTCTTTTTCGCGTTCTTTTTCCTTTTCCTTTCCATTATCCTGCTCCTTTTCTGCTTGTGTCATCTTTACAGTTGAAATCGATTGAATAACTTGTTCAAAAAGTGTGTAAATGTTGACCCAACTGAATCAAACGACCGATTTCGAACAGTAAagaaattacttccgtgtttggTCACGTGGTACAACGCgggcaaaaaaaacctttatttatACAACACAACAAGTCGAACAGAACTACATATTTCTTCTACAATTGAAAGTATAAAAAAATCTATGCTATTTTAAACTGCTGttggaatgatacgccgtttacCGTACTCACTTCTGGTCCTACAATATAGAATTAAGGAAAAATCTATTCGCATCTAGAACGCATACTGCTATTTAATTGCACATGATGCAGTGTCTTTTGAATTATTTATTAATGTGCTATTACTGTTAATCATGTACACATATGGGAGGTATGCCCAATAAAATACAACACAGTGTAACTTTGAATAAATACACACGTTCAGTAAAATAAATGGAATTTCCTATACTTGTTAAAAATATTTAGAtgcggcggaaaacacagaccaggctgaaaaaacagtttctgctcttgcacccctctttaaaataaactgctgtattttaagccaaactgttgtgtttgatcgaacaatatgtctatatgctgccatagcagattcatggcttgTCTgtttttgtccgttttaccctggagatccacatttacagacatcgcgcaaatgcttttgtttcaacccagccataaaaagaaggtaagtaattatatgtattattcaaaatgtctgtcatttttagcttagaatcattagttgatgtctaatatgtcatgaaaaaaaaaaaacgacttcaaaaattcttcacttgcatattttaaacttataaacaaattacatcacaatgaaaaaaaatggtgtctgaaaataagtcacggatatctacctcatgagtattgcttaactgtattttttttttttttgctgtcgcattttccccaatattttagattataacgatccaaacacagaaaaatgggaaaaaattaatatatgaaaaagaaaatctcgaccatttctgcatcgcgacccttgttatattaccatgtttcacccaaaaaaatcacccaATAATCCGGCTttggtcattcacagctgtgtgttgacactcggtgatacatgctagatggagtttttggattgaaaagaggtaagtatgcgaaaatgtctcgttaaaatcattgcgtctttaattatgctctctcatgctctcacctccagttgggttttgctgtttatttattttttgtttgttttttgttttttgtggttgtaaaaatgccctcctgttcaacatTTTTATTCCCCCATAAAATTGAGTTTAAgccttccaatgatgtatcacacatgcaaataagacaattttgaaatttggccaaattgggggtctcagagcaggcagaacttcaagtcacctgagtgtttttcgccatacACATATTTCCTTGTATAATACTACAAGTTTAACTGTGTGGATATATTTTTATACTAGTCCACCAAATTTATTGAAAACATTCAAACAGTGATAACCACAGACGTGAGTGGTTCATCCTCTCTGGAAATTAATATACGTTGACTTAACTTTTCAAAAGAGTCTCTTAACTTCACTGTGCTCTTCCTATGGTTAATTGTTCCTGGTCTGAACACAAGAGGCAATCTTTTTCCAACTTGGTCCTGAGTGTGCAGACTCCCGCAAAGTTTATTAAGATCTTTCAGTAAACAGAAAACCTTGCAGGTCCTCAATTCCGGAGCCAGGTTACTAGAAATCTTCTGCTTCTCCCCAAGCTGCACCACCCAGAATTTAGCAAGCTCGCGAGAACTCTTAGCGTGGCTTGCCACTACGTTGAGGATCAGCGGGTAAAGATCTTGAGCAGCAGCTGGTATGGATGGTCCTCCAGTGGGGGTGAAGTTGGGGATGGCAGGAGGCTGTCTTGACTGTAATGAAATAAATTGTTATGTCAAATTAGTATTTGACTATAATTGCAAGTTTACCTCAAGCAGTGGCCTCCACTATAGTTGACCTCATAACCTATGAGTGCAGTATCACTGGTTGCCTTTATACActattatttaaaacaaaaaaattaagaatacatttttataaatgtaaagggaaaaaaaatttttttatactgACTAAAAGGCAAAACACATGGATAGAGTATTTACAATCACAATGAGTGTTTGGTTTACAGAGGAAATCGGTTCCAATGACGTAGACCAAACAGGAATTTGTATGAAAGTCAGAACATGATATCGTCCATCAGTGACCTACACGAATGTAGAAGTTGGCATAATTACATCCATCAATTTTCCAGACTGTTTTATTACTACAAGCACAGTCGCCCAAAACTTTTAGGGGTGTGCAATGTAAATTGACTAGCGGAGTAAATTTTCACATTTCACACTAATTTCTGCTACATTAGTGATAAATACATTAATGTCATTTGTGCATTAACAACACCAAcaacaattgtttaaaaaaataaagtctaGCAAATGTACTAGCCACCCAGGCACAAGTAGATGAAATTTTCTGTTCCACTGTGTAAAATATTAATGGGAAAACGCCACCTTTTAGTGACAGTCTGGGGCCCTTAATTAGATTTTCACTTTGAAATTAATGAACAATTTAGACAGGTCTTTAATGAACCTAATGTATGTGTTTGGATGTGGGAGAAATCATAAAACATACTGTAAGCCTGTACTCATAAACAATGGAGAAAATTATGTAAAGTGGATTTGTAATGATAGAGTCGATGACATATTGGTCAGATACACAAATTTGACATCTTACCATTGGGCAAACGATGAGGACACGCTTCACAATTTTGACTTGTTCAGCCAGCCAGCGCATGGGACCATCATGTGCAATTTTGTTTTGCTGCCATACATCTATTGCAACGCTGCAGCCTGCGTGCTTCTGCAGGAATTCTGCCAAGGCTATCACAGCCCTCTGGAAAGTTTCATTCTCAGGGGGATACACCATAAGGACATTGATGGGGACGTCCACTGAGGTTGATGGTAACATTTGAAAGCCCAGTGATGTGGCCAAGTTTCTCCCATACCGTTTATCTGGATCAAATACACTCAGATAAGGGTTACACAGCACCGGAGTCTTCCATGAACTTAACTTCTATTTGAAAAATGATCAGTAAATCTTCTCTAAAAATAGGTGGGATAGTCAAGTATGTATTAATCGTTACATTAGAATAGTTATACTTGATTCTATAATGGAGGACATCTTGAATGTTATTAGCTGTCTAGCCTATGACTCTTgttaggaaaacggtgaaaatgtTGTTGTGTGTATTCCATACAGATTCTCAACATGTGTATGTTTTGAGGTGCTCAACTTACAAATAAGGTATCCTGTAGTTAGGAGCATCACAGCACCCAGTCCTAGATAAACATTCACCAATATGGTGGTGAAGCTATGTTCAGGATctgcacccaaaaaaaaaagaaacaaataaaTTGTAGTCATTCAAACATCAAATGCATATGAAAACAGAGTTTAATgtatatttccatttttatgctGTTTCATATTCTGCTGTTGCATGCTATTTCGATATCAAACCTGTGAGAGACTTCCTTGTATCTGTTGTCTCAGCTGGGGAGAAATATATTTCACATTCGTTAAGTGTAATCATTATTGATGTTAACATCATTTATACCTACTatcactatatactgtatgtattttagGTTACTAACCTGAAGGAAATTTTGTTGGCTTTGGCGTTAGACCTGCAAACAATTAAATACTGAATCATGAATTCGGAATAAGGTATCCATGCTGTATTTATGACCATTGCATTCAAGGGCCTGTTCATTCAGAAAggagatgaaaaaaataaataaaatgtgtacaGTATATAGATTTAATTTTCTGAGAGTAATTCAACATTTAGGACTGCAAAAACTgcatctacagtgccttgcaaaagtattcggcccccttgaaccttacaacctttcgccacatttcaggcttcaaacataaagatataaaattttaattttttgtcaagaatcaacaacaagtgggacacaatcgtgaagtggaacaaaatttattggataatttaaacttttttaacaaataaaaaactgaaaagtggggcgtgcaatattattcggcccccttgcgttaatactttgtagcgccaccttttcctccaactacagctgcaagtcacttggggtatgtttctatcagttttgcacatcgagagactgacattcttgcccattcttccttgcaaaacagctcgagctcagtgaggttggatggagagtgtttgtgaacagcagtcttcagctctttccacagattctcgattggattcaggtctggactttgacttggccattctaacacctggatacgtttatttttgaaccattccattgtagatttggatttatgttttggatcattgtcctgttggaagataaatctccgtcccagtctcaggtcttgtgcagataccaacaggttttcttccagaatgttcctgtatttggctgcatccatcttcccgtcaattttaaccatcttccctgtccctgctgaagaaaagcaggcccaaaccatgatgctgccaccaccatgtttgacagtggggatggtgtgttcagggtgat contains these protein-coding regions:
- the LOC130905885 gene encoding interleukin-17 receptor B, which codes for MVNVSWAINIDASVKYLEGTRISGEAVHLCKYIPSFAESNLTGIHKKWFHYLVYDQYGAFIQVSNIPLPPDGTNYTSYKYAKVMTSQSTQSLTPKPTKFPSAETTDTRKSLTDPEHSFTTILVNVYLGLGAVMLLTTGYLIYKRYGRNLATSLGFQMLPSTSVDVPINVLMVYPPENETFQRAVIALAEFLQKHAGCSVAIDVWQQNKIAHDGPMRWLAEQVKIVKRVLIVCPMSRQPPAIPNFTPTGGPSIPAAAQDLYPLILNVVASHAKSSRELAKFWVVQLGEKQKISSNLAPELRTCKVFCLLKDLNKLCGSLHTQDQVGKRLPLVFRPGTINHRKSTVKLRDSFEKLSQRILISREDEPLTSVVITV
- the actr8 gene encoding actin-related protein 8, giving the protein MTQAEKEQDNGKEKEKEREKEKEREQRGVKRPIAPPIIPEPLQEQIQSNFVIVIHPGSRTLRIGRATDNIPVTVPHVIARRHKQSGQPRYEDAWLLRDGLNKPESNEQRQNGLKMVDQAIWSKKMSNGVRRTPVTAEQARAYNCKIRPAVLDSSSRVKWTNTAHHPPHLIGEEALYVKPTDSYNIHWPIVRGQLNVHSGPGGSMTAVLADLETIWSHVIQKNLEIPLKDLKYYRCILLVPDIYNRQHAKELVSMLLINMGFSAIIVHQESVCATFGSGLSSACVVDVGDQKTSLCCVEDGVSHRNSRLSLAYGGADVTRILFWLLQRAGFPYRDCQLSNRLDCQLLQHIKETLCHLDQDISGLQDHEFQTRFPDAPALLFQVRLGDEKLQAPMGLFYPSTFGIVGQKMTSLQYRSQGDSEDPHDELYLLATHSKQDQSSKSATDRKAISRPGGALDSDMSGQGGIGELSELPRGSGSSGAMQGETDIGAVQGECLMGVGEAEEPLSTHLSRKTAIMNQFEGKALGLDKAILHSIDCCASDETKRKMYSSILVVGGGLMFHGAQEFLLHRIINKMPPSFRRLVDNVEVITRPKDMDPRLISWKGGAVLACLDTTQEMWIYQREWQRFGVRMLRERAAFVW